GGGCACCGCCTGCAAAAGGTGTCCCTGACTATGCCCTGGTAGCCCGGGTTTGTATTCAGTCAAACGAATCATTTGACAAAGTCTAGAAAAAAAACATAAACTTTGACAAATGGAGGGCATCCAATGAGTGACGGACCGCACAGAAGCCTTGGCCTTAGGAAGCCATGGCGACAGTTGGCTAAGCTTTGCGACAACGCTGCATACGCACAAGCGGAGGTCACTCATGCAGCCACCAGCGCACTCGTAAGCGACTTCAATGAGGTGTCTGGTGCCTTGCTTAAGGCCATCAAGCGTGTCTTCGATTGCGAGGGCAATTCTCTGGGCTCTCCAGAAATTGCGATGTACCAGTTGAACCTCGCTCGTTCTCTCGCTGCTGGGTCGGTCTTTGGGCAAAACGCTGTCAAGTGCAGCCAGATGCTAGTCAGCGAGGGCAAGTTAGAGCCCGAGAGCTTCAACATTGCAATTGGCGTGGCCGCGAAGATGCGCGGTCAAGCCAACTTGAGGGCCTTTCACGAGCACTACCTCGAAAAGACGAGCGAGTTCAGGGCTAACAAGGTAGTTCGTCGCTTTCAAGAGGCTATCGACTCGTTGTCGATTGGTTCGCTGGGTAACATCCTTGTCGAAGCACGTACCACCAGGATCCGGCCAACGACCAGAAGCACCGGACTGGACGAAGGGGTGCGACTGTGACCATCTATGAGCCCAAAGAGATGACCGTCGATGTCTTCGAAGAAGATAGTGCTTGCAAGCGAGGCGCCGTTCCTTGTCGAATTGGCAGGGACATCAGGTTCAAAACGGAGGCGCTAGAGTCTTTCTCGACCCATCGATGGGATCCAGTCATCTATGACGCTTTTCTGGTCGCTGCCGCCGTGGAGTTCTGCGACCGCACCCTGGTGCGCAGTTCCATGAACTGGGGCCGTAAGTTCATTCTCCATGTGCCTGTGCACGATGTTCACAAGTGGACGGACAAGGCCGCTCACGGGGCGCTGACGGAGGCATTGAACCTGCTGACTGGCGACGACTGGCAAATCGTATTTCGTACGCGGAAGGTCCCGGTGCCTCCTCCAGCGCAGGAGACGATGAAGTTTCCGATGAACGCGGAGGCCGTCATGGCGTACAGCGACGGCATGGATTCGCAAGCAGTGGCGGCGCTCGAAGGCAAGAAGCTCAACGGGCGGGTAGTGCGTGTGCGCATCGGCACCAGCGAGCGCGACATCTCAAGGCAAGAACGAAAAGAGATGCCCTTTCATGCGGTTCCCTACAAAGTGAAAATCGCGAAGAAGGATGGTGAGAGCAGCGCGCGCAGTAGAGGATTCAAGTTCAGCCTGATTTCTGCAATGGCTGGGTACCTGATTGACGTGCCTGTGGCCATCATTCCTGAGAGCGGGCAAGGCGCGCTTGCTCCTGTCCTGCTGCCCGTGGGACATGGCTACGAAGACTATCGAAATCATCCGGCCTTCACTGCCAGGATGGAGCGCTTCGTGTATGCCTTGCTGGGCTACCGTTTCAAGTACAAGTTCCCGCGCCTGTGGATGACCAAAGGCGAGACCTTGAGGGAGTTCGTCGAAAACTGCGAAGGCGGCTCCAAGTGGAACAAGACCCGTTCTTGTTGGCAAACCTCGCGCCAAATTGGATTTAATGGAACAAGGCGGCAATGCGGGATCTGCGCTGCATGCATACTGCGGCGCCTGAGCGTCCATGCGGCAGGTCTGAAAGAGGCAACGGATGTCTACGTATGGGAGTCCTTAAGCACCAAGACCTGGGAAGCGGGGGCGTCCAAGGACTTTGACCTTTTTACCAACGCCTTGCGCCAGTACTCAGTTGCCGGGGTTCTCCACTTCGAGCACTTAGCAGGGCTTCAAAGTAGGTCTGACTACCAACTGACCAGACGACTAAGCAATTTTGAACTGGCTGAGTCCCTCGGGGAGAGCCCCGTCAGCGTGTCGCAAAAGCTTGACCGGCTCCTGCGGCAACACGCCAAGGAATGGTCAGCCTTCACGAAGGACCTTGGACCGAGGTCTTTCGTGAGGCAGTGGATACGTAGTAGTGCATCATGACTAAAGAGAACTATGAACTGAGCCAATTTGAGCTCGGCGAGCGACTTAGAAGCGCGCGGGAGACCGCTAACCTGACGCAAGACGTGGCTGCGAAGGCTGCCGGACTTTCAAGAACCACGTTGGTGGCCATCGAGAAGGGGCACCGCGCTGCCAAGCTCATGGAGCTGCAGGACCTGTGCAGGTCCTACGGCGTGTCCGTCAATTCAATCCTGCGTCGTGAGTCTGTCCATGTGGACCTCGTACCTCGGTTTCGCACACTCGCTGAAACTGGCGAACCATGTATAGATACGGCAGCAAGGTTGCTCAACGACTTGGTCAAGGCGGAGGTCGAGCTTGAGAACATTCTTGGTGTTCAAAAGACCTACAACTATCCCGCCGAAAAGAGCATCCTGGCCGGAGATGTGCGCCAACAGGCCGAACAGGATGC
This is a stretch of genomic DNA from Aquabacterium olei. It encodes these proteins:
- a CDS encoding 7-cyano-7-deazaguanine synthase, which translates into the protein MTVDVFEEDSACKRGAVPCRIGRDIRFKTEALESFSTHRWDPVIYDAFLVAAAVEFCDRTLVRSSMNWGRKFILHVPVHDVHKWTDKAAHGALTEALNLLTGDDWQIVFRTRKVPVPPPAQETMKFPMNAEAVMAYSDGMDSQAVAALEGKKLNGRVVRVRIGTSERDISRQERKEMPFHAVPYKVKIAKKDGESSARSRGFKFSLISAMAGYLIDVPVAIIPESGQGALAPVLLPVGHGYEDYRNHPAFTARMERFVYALLGYRFKYKFPRLWMTKGETLREFVENCEGGSKWNKTRSCWQTSRQIGFNGTRRQCGICAACILRRLSVHAAGLKEATDVYVWESLSTKTWEAGASKDFDLFTNALRQYSVAGVLHFEHLAGLQSRSDYQLTRRLSNFELAESLGESPVSVSQKLDRLLRQHAKEWSAFTKDLGPRSFVRQWIRSSAS